A DNA window from Geitlerinema sp. PCC 9228 contains the following coding sequences:
- a CDS encoding DUF4347 domain-containing protein: MNQVTPIYQGKIASHPAIATNCDRTQASKNASTYGNYQNCSQESPKKVIFLDERIPDLEILATNAIAGSEIAIVNRHCDGIHQISQHLRNFPYPVEVHLVCHGSPGSLDFGSNGLRLDNIDAYRHDLQAWNISTLVLYGCNVAAGDAGSELIEKLQQFTNAKIAASTTKVGSSALGGSWTLDVFTHEKNSKLAFSPDGLQAYRFVFPEPIDSISYDNEDLPDNSTPQFTDGKTYTFQVGDPNNRNITGFEINSNSYNFVQLLDKIKINRVDNTQVSGKQEILWYEAESSDDSNVSNVNLRPTFVDTMEDVLLGRTLNRGVDNLFTNENNKEGNQNNIERVDFISTTGISAPASNKLEEIGFALFERGGNDEIKIAAITGIDENGQANSFGDAITVDFNSSSSVFDPPEQQFIFRKEPESNFQEADTTNQDIAGAFISYSDLNISNNQTFYGYAIFGSDVTDVNGDITDNGAYPRNTEDDSGLDLVGSGSVFAVNGAAPPIVDLDSNDSSGATGTGYQTTWTEGDGGVAIGDNSDITIKDADSNQLQSATIELTSLPNGNLESLSVSGSLPGDITSSYDPNTGILELTGNASVADYQDAIAQIQYNNTSDNPDTSDRSVEVTVTDSDGNQSNIIATTTIQISPNDPPTAADETTITINEDSSHTFSESDFGFSDADGDSLQTITITNLPSNGSLQLDGSDVTADQEIAADQIGNLVFTPDADKNGDSYANFDFTVNDGTTDSEAKTITIDVTPQNDPPTTSNNTITINEDS; encoded by the coding sequence ATGAACCAAGTTACTCCCATCTACCAAGGCAAAATCGCTTCCCATCCCGCGATCGCTACCAATTGCGATCGCACCCAAGCTTCCAAAAACGCTTCTACCTACGGGAACTACCAAAACTGCAGCCAGGAATCTCCGAAAAAAGTTATCTTCTTAGATGAGAGAATTCCAGATTTAGAAATTTTAGCCACAAACGCGATCGCTGGATCTGAGATTGCAATTGTCAATCGCCACTGCGACGGCATCCACCAAATTTCCCAGCATCTGCGAAATTTTCCCTACCCTGTAGAAGTTCACTTGGTCTGCCACGGTTCTCCTGGTAGTTTGGATTTTGGCAGCAACGGTCTGCGTTTAGACAATATTGATGCCTATCGCCACGATTTGCAGGCATGGAATATTTCTACTTTGGTTCTGTACGGCTGTAATGTGGCAGCGGGAGATGCCGGTAGCGAACTGATCGAGAAGTTGCAGCAATTTACTAATGCCAAAATTGCCGCCTCCACTACCAAAGTTGGCAGTTCCGCTTTAGGTGGTAGCTGGACGTTAGATGTTTTTACTCACGAGAAAAATTCAAAACTGGCTTTTTCTCCCGATGGCTTGCAAGCGTATCGTTTTGTGTTTCCCGAACCGATTGATAGTATTTCGTATGACAATGAAGATTTACCGGACAATTCTACACCACAATTTACCGATGGAAAAACATATACTTTTCAAGTAGGAGATCCTAATAACAGAAATATTACAGGATTTGAAATAAATTCAAATTCATACAATTTCGTTCAACTTCTTGATAAAATAAAAATCAACAGAGTTGACAACACTCAAGTCAGTGGAAAACAAGAAATTCTATGGTACGAAGCCGAGTCGAGCGACGATTCAAATGTATCAAATGTAAATCTTCGACCAACATTTGTGGATACCATGGAAGATGTTTTGTTGGGTCGAACGCTGAATCGTGGTGTAGATAACCTTTTCACTAACGAAAATAATAAGGAAGGAAATCAGAATAATATTGAAAGAGTCGATTTTATATCAACTACAGGCATCAGCGCTCCTGCAAGTAACAAACTTGAGGAAATTGGCTTTGCTCTTTTTGAACGTGGTGGCAACGATGAGATAAAAATTGCAGCCATTACTGGTATCGACGAAAATGGTCAGGCAAATTCTTTTGGGGACGCAATAACAGTAGATTTCAATTCGTCCAGTTCTGTTTTCGATCCACCTGAACAACAGTTCATTTTTCGAAAGGAACCGGAATCAAATTTTCAAGAGGCTGACACTACAAATCAGGACATTGCAGGTGCTTTTATTTCTTACAGTGACTTAAACATTAGCAATAATCAAACTTTCTACGGCTATGCCATTTTTGGAAGTGATGTAACTGATGTTAACGGGGATATTACTGATAATGGTGCTTACCCAAGAAATACAGAGGACGACAGTGGTTTGGACTTAGTTGGAAGTGGTAGTGTTTTCGCTGTCAATGGAGCCGCTCCTCCTATAGTTGACCTTGATAGTAATGATAGCAGCGGTGCCACCGGGACAGGATACCAAACCACCTGGACAGAAGGTGATGGTGGTGTGGCTATTGGCGATAATAGCGATATCACTATCAAAGATGCCGATAGTAACCAACTTCAATCGGCAACCATAGAACTCACCTCGCTACCCAATGGCAACTTGGAAAGTTTGTCGGTGAGTGGTTCTTTGCCAGGAGACATTACCAGTTCTTACGATCCTAATACTGGAATCTTAGAGTTGACGGGAAATGCCTCTGTTGCAGATTACCAAGATGCGATCGCGCAAATTCAATATAACAATACCTCCGACAATCCCGACACCAGCGATCGCAGTGTAGAAGTTACGGTTACAGACAGCGATGGCAACCAAAGTAACATTATTGCTACCACAACTATCCAAATTTCTCCCAACGACCCTCCCACAGCAGCAGACGAAACCACCATCACCATCAACGAAGATAGCAGCCATACCTTTAGTGAGAGTGACTTTGGCTTTAGCGATGCCGATGGGGATTCCTTACAAACCATCACCATAACCAACCTGCCAAGCAACGGTAGCCTGCAACTCGATGGTAGCGACGTCACCGCAGACCAGGAAATTGCTGCTGACCAGATTGGCAATTTGGTATTTACCCCAGATGCGGATAAAAATGGGGACAGCTATGCCAACTTTGATTTCACTGTCAACGACGGTACGACAGATAGCGAAGCCAAAACCATTACCATCGATGTCACGCCGCAAAACGACCCGCCTACAACATCTAACAACACCATCACCATCAACGAAGATAGCA